A genomic stretch from Photobacterium atrarenae includes:
- the ruvA gene encoding Holliday junction branch migration protein RuvA: protein MIGRLRGIIIEKQPPEVLLEVGGIGYEIQMPMSCFYELPEVGQEAVISTHFVVREDAQLLYGFNKRSERELFREVIKANGVGPKLGLAILSAMTASQFVLSVENEDITTLVKIPGVGKKTAERLVVEMKDRLKGWGEGDLFTPALDTAASNAPVADESAARAEDEAVSALIALGYKPQQASKVVSQVAQPDMSSEAVIREALRSMV, encoded by the coding sequence GTGATAGGCCGACTACGTGGAATCATTATCGAAAAACAACCGCCTGAAGTTCTGCTTGAGGTGGGGGGCATTGGCTATGAAATCCAGATGCCGATGAGCTGTTTTTATGAGTTGCCGGAAGTTGGTCAGGAAGCGGTGATTTCGACCCATTTTGTGGTACGGGAAGATGCGCAACTGCTGTACGGCTTTAATAAGCGAAGTGAGCGCGAGCTGTTCCGGGAAGTGATTAAAGCCAATGGTGTCGGCCCGAAACTGGGATTGGCGATCCTTTCAGCGATGACGGCCAGTCAGTTTGTGCTGAGCGTTGAAAATGAAGATATTACCACCCTGGTCAAGATCCCGGGCGTGGGGAAGAAAACAGCTGAACGCTTGGTGGTTGAGATGAAAGACCGGCTCAAAGGCTGGGGCGAAGGCGATCTGTTCACCCCGGCTCTGGATACGGCCGCATCGAATGCACCGGTGGCTGATGAGTCGGCCGCACGCGCTGAAGATGAAGCGGTCAGCGCGCTGATTGCGCTGGGCTATAAACCGCAGCAAGCCTCGAAAGTGGTGTCGCAGGTTGCTCAGCCGGACATGAGCAGTGAAGCGGTGATCCGCGAAGCACTGCGTTCGATGGTGTAA